In Octopus bimaculoides isolate UCB-OBI-ISO-001 chromosome 28, ASM119413v2, whole genome shotgun sequence, the following are encoded in one genomic region:
- the LOC106873668 gene encoding ferrochelatase, mitochondrial yields MMNVLRQISKNAEINCKVLLQTKYFSQLQHQCVSLNYSTKPKTGILMLNMGGPENLDGVQDFLQRLFLDRDLMSLPAQNQLGPLIAKRRTPRIQEQYSKIGGGSPIKHWTSIQGQRMVELLDRISPQTADWLSNEDKKKKSLCHLCLSFCFSDGVERAIAFTQYPQYTCSTTGSSLNGIYKYYAQRDAPTNMVWSVIDRWPTHPGLVEVVERGDTYPSEVAATVQRVMEYLNFSHPYRLVWQSKVSNSLSDDGEWQCKRMRTEAGVLFLKTKKKTDITPNFMKTFQVGANIKRSKSLNDSATFIEALADVVKNHLVSGKCVSTQLSLRCPSCININCKNMREFFQSYQPLLEESLKEPKAQASQLS; encoded by the exons ATGATGAATGTTCTAAGGCAGATCTCCAAAAATGCTGAAATCAACTGCAAAGTTCTTCTCCAAACCAAATATTTTTCTCAACTCCAGCATCAATGTGTGTCacttaattacag CACAAAACCCAAAACTGGGATTCTCATGCTGAACATGGGAGGCCCCGAGAACTTGGACGGGGTCCAGGACTTTCTGCAGAGGTTGTTTCTGGACAGGGACCTCATGAGCCTGCCTGCTCAAAA CCAGTTGGGGCCATTGATAGCGAAACGCAGGACACCGCGCATCCAAGAGCAATACTCCAAAATAGGCGGAGGGTCCCCCATCAAACACTGGACCTCCATTCAGGGACAGAGAATGGTGGAGCTGTTAGACAGAATCAGTCCTCAAACAG CTGATTGGTTAAG taatgaagataaaaaaaaaaaatctttatgccatctttgtctttctttctgtttcagcgATGGTGTAGAGAGAGCAATTGCCTTTACCCAGTACCCACAATACACCTGTTCCACAACAGGAAGCAGCCTCAATGGCATATACAAGTATTATGCACAACGTGATGCTCCTACGAACATGGTCTGGAGTGTTATTGACCGCTGGCCTACACACCCAGGACTGGTCGAG GTGGTGGAGAGGGGTGACACCTACCCAAGTGAGGTGGCTGCTACAGTACAGAGGGTGATGGAATATCTAAATTTCTCCCACCCTTACAGACTGGTGTGGCAATCTAAGGTGAGTAACTCCTTGAGTGATGATGGAGAGTGGCAGTGTAAA agaaTGAGGACGGAAGCGGGTGTGCTgttcttgaaaacaaaaaaaaaaactgatataaCTCCTAATTTTATGAAAACCTTTCAGGTTGGTGCTAACATCAAGAGATCAAAGTCCCTGAATGACAGTGCAACTTTTATTGAG GCGTTGGCTGATGTTGTGAAGAATCACCTCGTATCAGGGAAATGTGTCTCCACTCAGCTCTCACTCCGCTGCCCCAGTTGTATCAACATCAACTGTAAGAACATGAGAGAATTCTTTCAGAGTTATCAACCGTTACTGGAAGAATCCTTGAAGGAACCCAAGGCACAGGCCTCACAGCTTTCATGA